GGCGACCAATAAGCCCAGCTTGCTGACAACCGCGAGCGAACGTTCGACGCTACCTCGAGTCGACAGCAGCAGCGGATCGGCAAGCTGCTCAGTATGATCGGTTGGTTCGACCCTGGTGGTCGAACCGAAAGTTTCGGTCATTTCGGCAATGATCTGTTCGATGGTCCGGGTGCCGTCGAGCAACTGCAGGAAATGTCGGGTCCTGTCGTCCTCCAACTGCACTGTCTGGTGGAGCAGGTTGGTGACCAACGAGCTTGTTTGCGCCTGTCTCCGGGCGAGCAGGCTCGCCTGCGGGCGGTCGGAAACTTCTTTCACGAGAAAGGGCGGTGAGACCAGGAAAGACACCTCGCCGCTGGAAGCCAGGATGTACATCGCCTCCGTCAGCGTCTGTTGATCATCATCTGCCTGCCGGCCCCCCAGCAGCGCTCGGGCACCATCGAGCAGTTCGCCGAAGGACAGCGCTCGCGGCCAGGCCCGTCCGAGGCACAGGTGAGCCGCCTTCAAGAGCGGATTGGTCACCGTGATCCTGCTGCCGTCCTGGTTCTCAAATTCCATGGCGGAATTGTCGGTCAAGCAGACATCGGGCTGAAGTGGACTTGCGGTGCTTAACAGATGGAACCGGGTGATGAAATCGAGGTCGACCCGGCGGCACAGCGAAATGCGGTCGTGACAGAGCAAAGTACGTCGGAAGCCGTTACCATCGATAAAGTCCTGATACTGGTCGCGTGCCATGAACTCGCTCTCTGGGAAGCGCTGCAGCGTGGCTCGGACCTCCTCGGCGTAGCCGGCAAGATAGCGTCGTGAGAAATCGGCGTCGCCCAGATACTGCAGGCCATGGCGACCGGCGTCCTCGGCGACCACGTGCAACAAGAAGGCAGTAGCGCCCTGGTCGAGATCGTCGTGAAACAACAGTTCGTCGGGGACCTTGAGAACGCGGTTGCACTGATCGCGCATGACCGCACCGTGCACCGAGTTGGCCTTCGAGCCGTCGCTCAGGAACTTCATGATCGCGCGAGCTTGTCCCACTTTCTCCTTCATGCTGGCGATGCGGCGGGTGTGATATTGCATCATGTCGCGCACCATATCGCGGAGATGCGAAAACGGGTGTGCGTTGTAGCTGACGTAGCAAACCCCCTGCGGCGCGAGGTTCTGTTTGAAGATTGTCATCATCTTCTCGCGCACCTCCGGCGGGACCCATGAATACACGCCGTGGGCGATGATGTAGTCGAACTGCCCGAAATCAGCGTCGACATTCATGATGTCGCAATGCAGGAGCTTGATGTTGCTCAGGCCCAATGTGGCGATATTACGCTGGCCGCGCTCGATCGTGACGCCGCTCAGGTCGACACCGATGAATTCGCTGTCCGGATATTGAAAGGCCATCGGCAATAGATTGCCGCCAACGCCGCAGCCGAGCTCCAGCACCCGGCAGCGCTCGACCGGAGCCGGTTGCATGCCGTAAACGGTAGCAATCGTTGCGAGATGATTGGGGTGGGTGAGCCCGTAGACGTGGCCGGGGTAGAAGACCTCGTCGTATGGTGTGGGGCCGGTGCTCGGGTGGCGATGCTCGGTTTGTACGTTCATCGTCCTTAGTTCCACGAATATGCGAACTTGTCGTTCACGATCGAGACTCGCGTCTGCTTGACTTCCTCTTTGGCCAGCGATTTGCTGAGGAACTGGCGTGACAGCTCCGGCAGCAACGTGTTGGTGATAATGTTGTCAATCATGCGTCCGCCGGAATCCGGGTCGTTGCAACGTGACACAATGTGCTCCACGACCGCATCGTCGTAGCTGAAGGCCGCGTTGTGATTGTCGCGGAGGCGCCGTCCGATCCGGTCGAGCTGCAACCGCACGATCCCGGCGAGCATCTCGTCCGATAGCGGGAAGTACGGGATCAAGACAATGCGTCCGAGGAGCGCGGCTGGAAACACCTTCAGCAATTCCGGCCTCAGCATCTTGGCGAGCTCTTCCGGCTCGTTGCGATACTTTGGATCCCGCGACAGGCCCATGATCAGATCAGTACCGACGTTGGTGGTCAAAATGATCAGGGTGTTCTTGAAGTCGATCCGCCGCCCGTTGCCGTCCTCCATCATCCCCTTGTCGAACACCTGGAAGAAGATTTCATGTACGTCGGGATGGGCCTTTTCCACCTCGTCGAGCAGGATGACGCTGTAGGGCTTGCGACGAACCGCCTCGGTGAGACGACCGCCTTCGCCATAGCCGACATAGCCGGGTGGCGCACCCTTCAGGGTCGAAACGGTGTGCGCCTCCTGGAACTCCGACATATTGATCGTGATCATGTTCTGCTCGCCGCCATAGAGAGTCTCGGCAAGCGCCAGGGCGGTTTCGGTTTTGCCCACCCCGGACGGTCCGGCCAACATGAACACGCCGATCGGCTTTGACGGATTGTCCAATTTGGCGCGGCTGGTCTCAATTCGTTTGGCGATCATCGTCAGCCCATGGGACTGGCCGACAACGCGGCGGTTGAGAATCTCAGGCAGCTTCAGCACGGTTTCGATCTCGTCCCGCATCATCCGGCCGACCGGGATGCCGGTCCAGTCGGACACGACGGACGCTACCGATTGCTGGTCCACATGGGCATAGACCATTCGCTTTTCCGGATTGATGTTCTCCAGCGTCTCGAACTTGCCGCGCAGTTCCGCGCGCTTGGCAGCCGGATCCTCGCCTTCCTTGGGCTCGGACAGGATCTCACGAATGCTGCGGATGTCCTTGACGAGCTCCTGCTCCGCGGCCCAATCGGCCTCGAGGGCAGTCAGCTTTTCCTTCAGCGTTGCGATATCGCTGTCGATCGCGACAATGCGCTCGCTGTCCTCGATCCCCAAATCTCCGTCGCTGACCAGCGCCGATCTCTCAGCCTCGCGAGCGGTAATCGCAACGCGGGTGTCCTCGATCAGGGCGGGCGTCGCGCTCTGGCTGATGGCCACGCGTGCCGAGGCGGTGTCAAGCAGGCTGACCGCCTTGTCGGGCAACTGTCGTGAGGGAATGTAGCGGTGCGACAAATTGACTGCTGCAACAATCGCAGCATCCGAGATGCGAACACCGTGGTGCTTTTCCATCGGACCGAGAAGGCCCCGCAGCATGATGCAGCAGGTCTCGACATCGGGTTCATCGATCTGGATCGGCTGGAAGCGTCGCGTGAGCGCGGGATCCTTCTCGATGTATTGGCGATACTCTGCCCAGGTAGTGGCGGCGATCGTACGCAGCGTGCCACGGGCGAGGGGAGGTTTCAGGAGATTGGCCGCATCACCGGTGCCGGCCGAACCACCAGCGCCGATCAGCGTGTGGGCTTCGTCGATGAACAGGATGATGGGGGTAGGTGAGCTCTGTACCTCGTCGATCACCGAGCGCAAGCGCTGCTCGAACTCGCCCTTCATGGAGGCACCGGCCTGCATCAGGCCGATGTCAAGGGCGCAGAGCCTTACATTGCGCAGCGGCGGCGGCACGTCGCCAGCGGCGATACGCTGGGCGAAGCCCTCTACCACGGCGGTCTTGCCGACACCGGCTTCGCCGGTGAGGATTGGATTGTTCTGCCGCCGGCGCATCAACACGTCGATCAGCTGGCGGATTTCGTCGTCCCGACCGAGGATCGGATCCATCTGGCCCGACCTTGCCTTGGCGGTGAGATCCTGGGAGAACCGATCGAGCGGCGTCGTGCCCTTGGAACCCGCCGGGGCCGCGCCCTCTGTACCGGCCCCGACCAATCCCGAGCCGTCCAACGGCCGCATGGTCTCCTCCTCGGAGCCGGCCCAGACGGCACGGCGCTCCGCGGCCAATGCGTCGACGTTTACCTTGGCGAATTCCTGCGAGATGTTGTTCAGCGCACGGCGGATTTCGTTCGATTTCAGCCCGGCCACCAGCAGATGGCCGGTGCGGATCTGAGTCTCGCCGAAGAACAGCGTGGCATAGTGCCAGCCGCGATCGAGGATATCGATGACCGGATTGGCGACACCCGGCATGTCAGTTTCGTTCTTGCGAAAGCCGTTGATGACGTCAGCAAGGTCCGACAACAGCCGTGCACGGTCGAGCTTGTAGTGATCCACCGACAGGCTGAGGTCCGTGCGTTCCTGCTGTAGGATATGAAACAGCCAGTGCGCGAGCTCGACATTGCGGTTGCCGGCGCTCTTGGCGTGACGCAGGGCTTGTATGAAGGCATCGTAGCCAGCCCGGTTCAGTTTGCCCGTTACGGTCTCGAGGCTAATGTCGGTCACGGCGGCCACTCCTGCTCAATTCCTCGGCGAATGCCTGGCTCCTTGCGGGAATTGGCTCGAATCCCATGGTGTTAGGACAATGGGAGCAGTGCATAGGTTCAAATCGCTGGAGCATCGGCTGCGTCGCTCCGCCGGGCCCTCAATCGCTCGCCGAGGTGAAACCGGGCGTCGCGCCGATATTCCTCGGTCGAGGTCCAGTTTGGTGAGACCCAGGTGGTCCATCCAAGTCGTCCGCTCTGTCCGAGCCTCACTGGGACAACCGCTCCCGCCGGAATGGCGAGTTCCACCTCCCACTCGAGTTCGTCGCCGATATAGAAGAAAACCGCGTCCGCCAGCGGCTCCGACAAGTTACGAGCTTCGGTCGGCAGGAACTGCTCGTATTGGGCAAAATCCTTGACGAAAACTCGAACCCTGATCTTGTCCTCGACGCTGAACACCCGTGAGCCCAGAAGAGCGTCGTGGCCGAGCTTGGCGTGCGCCCCGCCGAGCCGGCTGCAGTGGCTTGGTTCGAACGAGAGCCAGGTGCCAACAAACTCGTCGATCTCGACCTTGACGTCGAACAGGCCCTGCAGGAACCGCGTCAGCCGCGACGCGCACTTCGCCCTGGGTGCAATGAGTCCGGCGAAGCTGAGCTTCGCCATATCCGGTACGGTGTCTCGTCTGGCGAAAACGTCGGAGCCCAGGCCGGCGAAGGATCCGACATAGGCGATGAAGCGGTCCTCGGTCGGCCGATCATGCTGGGCGATCGGCCGCGCGTCGGCCCAGGCGCGAAAGAACAATTGCAGGAAACGTCCATTGAGGAGGTCGAGAAAGCGGGGGAAGGCGTCATCTCGCATCAACTGCCAGCCGACGCTTTCATCGGTCGTGGCAAGCGGCAGTGCGCCCTGCGGCCCGAGGAGACCCAGGAATTTGACCATGATCCTGAGCCGGCCATCGCGGTCGTCGACCGAGCTGAGGTTGGAAGCGGGGAACTCCAGATAGGGGGTCTGGCCGAGGTCAACAAATTCCTCGCGACGCGCGGCACTGTCACCGATGCGCGGTCGATCCGGATTGGCACGCTCAAGCTGGCGCAGCGTCTGGAAGAAATCGAACCGCCAGGGTTCGGCCTTCATCTGGTCGATCAGCGTCACAGCGGTCTCCGGGTGCCCATGCGCGCCGGCCAGCGCATGATCTCGCCGCGTTCCGACGTCGAGATGACCGTCTGGGTGAAGGTGTTGAAGCCCGAATAGTCCGCGAAGAAGCGCTCCAGCACGGCCCCGAGCAAGAACACACCGCTGCCCTCGAATGCTTTCTCGTCGAGCGTGACCGTGATCTCCAGGCCGCGTGCTGCGCCACTACCGGTGCGTTCGCGTACCCGCCGAACGGCAGGTCGGCTTTCGATGCTGCGCACGCCGCGAATCTTGCGTTCCGTAGCGTCGTCGAACTGGTCGGCAAACAATGACAGCATCTCGCGCAGCGCTCCGGCGTTCTTGCCGCCACCCCGCTCGACCAGGCCAAGATAGTTCAGGCTCAGCATGTTGATCAGCCGCCAACTGACGACTCCGTTGTTGGCGATTTCGCTGCGGCTGCGCAGCTGGGCCACCACCGGTTCGCGTGGCGGGGTAGGACCGGCGACGCAAACCAGCTCGAGCGAGGTGTCGTCCAGCAGTCGGAAGTCGGCGCCGCCCTGGCCGACCGGCAGGTGCTCGGTGAGATGCCGGTTGGAGCACAGCGCCCGGACGCTGAGTTCGGTGGCAGATCTGTCGCCGTTCAGTTCGCCGGGCTCGAGCAGCGACAGGAACATGTCCGTCCCGGTGTAGTCAGAGGCTGCGCCGTACGTCTTCTCCTCCACCGTGCGGCGCCGGGGCAGCCGACGGATGGTGAAATAAAGCCCCTCGACTGATCCGCTGGTCTGGTCGACGGCGGCCGAATATAGCGGGCGCACCGGCCGCTTGTCCTTCTCTGCGGGAAAGTGCGCGTAGACTTCGAGCACCTGGTGCGGCTCGTATTCGAGATAACGGCTGCGGTCAGGCACCACGTGGTACTCGTAGGTATTCGACTTGACGGGGATGCGATCGCTCGTCTTCTCGAACAGGTTGATTGCCGGCGCAGTATAGAGGCTGAAGGTCTCGGGACGCACCGAAGCGGCAAGCCGCGAATTGTGTTCATCAAACGCGAAGACGACATCGATCGATTTGCTGCGCAGCCGCGGCATCACAGCACGAAGTCCCGTCAGGTTGATGCCAAGGAACTTGCGTGGAAACGCGAAATATTCGCGCAGCAGCTCCGAGCCGCGAAAGATCCGGTTATCGTTCGGAAACAGTGATTCGTTCTCGTCGAAGCCGACTTGCTGCACACTGTCTTTGGGCGCACGCATCACAACAGGATCGCCGAAATCGTCGAGATGGCGGAAGTAGACGCCTACGCAGTTCGAGGTCAATTGCTCGTAGAGCGCGATGGCGTCGGATTCGGCGCCGGTCAGGTAGATGGGCAGTTCGCTCGCGCGGCAGCCTGCGAACCAGGTTTCCGGCTTGGTCCGGGCCTCTGCGTCCGACAGTTCCTCATCGAGCCGGATCGCGGTGCGATGGGTCAGCGAAAGTTTGAGCCCGGCGATGACGTCGCCGCCGACCGGAATCCCAAGCGCCTGCAGCGCGCCCGCCGTCGTGAAGTATTCGGCGCCGGTGACGTCAAACGGCCAGAGCACGATGTCGCGGCAAAGTCGAAATCGGCAGGCAAGACTTCGTTCCCGCTCGCGATAAGTGGCGTCGAAATACGCGCCGCGCGCGATCTTCTTGCCATCGCGCAATGCCGGGTCGGCATAGGTTGGCTGCGCCTTGACCAGCATGGCAGACGGAGTGGGGGCGAGATAGTTCGGAACCAATTGCTCGAGCAGGTTCGCGGTGAACTCGGGAAATTCGTGCTTCAGTTTGAGCTGAACGCGGGCGGCGAGAAACGCGGCGCCTTCCAGCAGGCCTGCGATCATCGGATCTGAGCGGTCGCGGATCAGGCCGCCGAGGCGCTCTGCGATGCCAGGATACTCCTCGGCGAAATCTCCCGCCTGCTCGTACAGCAGTGACAGTTCACGATTGTAGAAGTCGAGGAATTCGCGATTCATGCTAAAGTCGGTTGATCTGGACGTCACCACTGTCGAGGTCGACGTCGGCGACGAATTCCACGGGCACGTTGAGCGGCTCGCACTTCAGGTCGGTATGGACGATGAAGCGCAACTTGAGCTGTTCAGGGCCGACCGAGCTGTCGCGGCGGACCCGGATGGACTTACGGTCGAGCCTTGGTTCAAACGTCGTCAGCGCCGTGCGCAGCGCATCGCTGAGCTCTTCGTCGGTGACCTCGTCGATCGAACGGTGGGCGATGTCGGGAAAGCCGTAGTTCAGGATCGACGTTCGGACACAATCCCGGCCGGTCAGGTTCAGGGTCGATTCCAGAGCAATCGTATTGAGCAACGTTTCGAGGTCATGGGCGACCTCGCGCCGGAGCAATGTTTCGGAGA
This genomic interval from Bradyrhizobium sp. CB82 contains the following:
- a CDS encoding class I SAM-dependent methyltransferase; this translates as MNVQTEHRHPSTGPTPYDEVFYPGHVYGLTHPNHLATIATVYGMQPAPVERCRVLELGCGVGGNLLPMAFQYPDSEFIGVDLSGVTIERGQRNIATLGLSNIKLLHCDIMNVDADFGQFDYIIAHGVYSWVPPEVREKMMTIFKQNLAPQGVCYVSYNAHPFSHLRDMVRDMMQYHTRRIASMKEKVGQARAIMKFLSDGSKANSVHGAVMRDQCNRVLKVPDELLFHDDLDQGATAFLLHVVAEDAGRHGLQYLGDADFSRRYLAGYAEEVRATLQRFPESEFMARDQYQDFIDGNGFRRTLLCHDRISLCRRVDLDFITRFHLLSTASPLQPDVCLTDNSAMEFENQDGSRITVTNPLLKAAHLCLGRAWPRALSFGELLDGARALLGGRQADDDQQTLTEAMYILASSGEVSFLVSPPFLVKEVSDRPQASLLARRQAQTSSLVTNLLHQTVQLEDDRTRHFLQLLDGTRTIEQIIAEMTETFGSTTRVEPTDHTEQLADPLLLSTRGSVERSLAVVSKLGLLVA
- the tssH gene encoding type VI secretion system ATPase TssH, with the translated sequence MTDISLETVTGKLNRAGYDAFIQALRHAKSAGNRNVELAHWLFHILQQERTDLSLSVDHYKLDRARLLSDLADVINGFRKNETDMPGVANPVIDILDRGWHYATLFFGETQIRTGHLLVAGLKSNEIRRALNNISQEFAKVNVDALAAERRAVWAGSEEETMRPLDGSGLVGAGTEGAAPAGSKGTTPLDRFSQDLTAKARSGQMDPILGRDDEIRQLIDVLMRRRQNNPILTGEAGVGKTAVVEGFAQRIAAGDVPPPLRNVRLCALDIGLMQAGASMKGEFEQRLRSVIDEVQSSPTPIILFIDEAHTLIGAGGSAGTGDAANLLKPPLARGTLRTIAATTWAEYRQYIEKDPALTRRFQPIQIDEPDVETCCIMLRGLLGPMEKHHGVRISDAAIVAAVNLSHRYIPSRQLPDKAVSLLDTASARVAISQSATPALIEDTRVAITAREAERSALVSDGDLGIEDSERIVAIDSDIATLKEKLTALEADWAAEQELVKDIRSIREILSEPKEGEDPAAKRAELRGKFETLENINPEKRMVYAHVDQQSVASVVSDWTGIPVGRMMRDEIETVLKLPEILNRRVVGQSHGLTMIAKRIETSRAKLDNPSKPIGVFMLAGPSGVGKTETALALAETLYGGEQNMITINMSEFQEAHTVSTLKGAPPGYVGYGEGGRLTEAVRRKPYSVILLDEVEKAHPDVHEIFFQVFDKGMMEDGNGRRIDFKNTLIILTTNVGTDLIMGLSRDPKYRNEPEELAKMLRPELLKVFPAALLGRIVLIPYFPLSDEMLAGIVRLQLDRIGRRLRDNHNAAFSYDDAVVEHIVSRCNDPDSGGRMIDNIITNTLLPELSRQFLSKSLAKEEVKQTRVSIVNDKFAYSWN
- the tssG gene encoding type VI secretion system baseplate subunit TssG, whose translation is MAGAHGHPETAVTLIDQMKAEPWRFDFFQTLRQLERANPDRPRIGDSAARREEFVDLGQTPYLEFPASNLSSVDDRDGRLRIMVKFLGLLGPQGALPLATTDESVGWQLMRDDAFPRFLDLLNGRFLQLFFRAWADARPIAQHDRPTEDRFIAYVGSFAGLGSDVFARRDTVPDMAKLSFAGLIAPRAKCASRLTRFLQGLFDVKVEIDEFVGTWLSFEPSHCSRLGGAHAKLGHDALLGSRVFSVEDKIRVRVFVKDFAQYEQFLPTEARNLSEPLADAVFFYIGDELEWEVELAIPAGAVVPVRLGQSGRLGWTTWVSPNWTSTEEYRRDARFHLGERLRARRSDAADAPAI
- the tssE gene encoding type VI secretion system baseplate subunit TssE, giving the protein MTVTPKRERLSPPLMLAFRAAHDARDARKKLNLRDQFGERVIAGRRSSGRFPISETLLRREVAHDLETLLNTIALESTLNLTGRDCVRTSILNYGFPDIAHRSIDEVTDEELSDALRTALTTFEPRLDRKSIRVRRDSSVGPEQLKLRFIVHTDLKCEPLNVPVEFVADVDLDSGDVQINRL
- the tssF gene encoding type VI secretion system baseplate subunit TssF, producing MNREFLDFYNRELSLLYEQAGDFAEEYPGIAERLGGLIRDRSDPMIAGLLEGAAFLAARVQLKLKHEFPEFTANLLEQLVPNYLAPTPSAMLVKAQPTYADPALRDGKKIARGAYFDATYRERERSLACRFRLCRDIVLWPFDVTGAEYFTTAGALQALGIPVGGDVIAGLKLSLTHRTAIRLDEELSDAEARTKPETWFAGCRASELPIYLTGAESDAIALYEQLTSNCVGVYFRHLDDFGDPVVMRAPKDSVQQVGFDENESLFPNDNRIFRGSELLREYFAFPRKFLGINLTGLRAVMPRLRSKSIDVVFAFDEHNSRLAASVRPETFSLYTAPAINLFEKTSDRIPVKSNTYEYHVVPDRSRYLEYEPHQVLEVYAHFPAEKDKRPVRPLYSAAVDQTSGSVEGLYFTIRRLPRRRTVEEKTYGAASDYTGTDMFLSLLEPGELNGDRSATELSVRALCSNRHLTEHLPVGQGGADFRLLDDTSLELVCVAGPTPPREPVVAQLRSRSEIANNGVVSWRLINMLSLNYLGLVERGGGKNAGALREMLSLFADQFDDATERKIRGVRSIESRPAVRRVRERTGSGAARGLEITVTLDEKAFEGSGVFLLGAVLERFFADYSGFNTFTQTVISTSERGEIMRWPARMGTRRPL